In Phoenix dactylifera cultivar Barhee BC4 unplaced genomic scaffold, palm_55x_up_171113_PBpolish2nd_filt_p 000577F, whole genome shotgun sequence, a genomic segment contains:
- the LOC103722310 gene encoding hexosyltransferase GAUT11-like, with protein sequence MRRRAPEFRRPARRRLSDWIWWLLGIFVVAGLLLFVVHHHHQDRFGPPIRDKGLATEDIPYRSLNLTQELLSSTSFARQLADQMTLAKAYVVIAKEHSDLQLAWELSSQIRNCQRLLSQAAVRGKPITQEEAHPVVSRLAQLIYKAQDSHYDISTMIITLKNHAVALEERANAAIVQSAEFGQLAAEAMPRSLHCFNIKLTEEWFRDPALRKLADEHRNTPRLVDNNLYHFCIFSDNVLSTSVVVNSTVSNAEHPQQLVFHVVTDEVNYRAMVTWFLRNDFKGCTIEVRRIEEFSWLNGSYSPLVKQLSDARTQANYFMGGSIDQNGETKFGNSKFASLLNHLRFYIPQIHPLLEKVVFLDDDVVVQKDLTPLFSVELHGNVIGAVETCLESFHRFYKYLNFSNPLISSTFDPQACGWAFGMNIFDLIAWKKANVTAKYHYWQEQNADQMLWKTGILPPGLLAFYGLVEPLDRRWHVLGLGYDLDIDDRLIESAAVVHYNGNLKPWLKLAISRYKHLWNRYANSTHLYLKECISH encoded by the exons ATGCGGCGGAGGGCGCCCGAGTTCCGGCGCCCGGCAAGGAGGAGGCTTTCGGATTGGATCTGGTGGCTTCTGGGGATCTTTGTCGTCGCAGGGTTGCTGCTCTTTGTCGTCCACCATCACCACCAGGACCGGTTTGGGCCGCCGATCCGG GACAAGGGTCTGGCGACGGAAGATATTCCTTACAGAAGTTTAAATCTCACACAAGAGCTTTTAAGCAGCACTTCTTTTGCTAGACAATTGGCTGATCAAATGACACTTGCCAAGGCTTACGTAGTCATCGCAAAAGAGCATAGCGACCTTCAGCTTGCTTGGGAGCTTAGCTCACAGATCAGAAATTGCCAGCGGTTGCTCTCTCAAGCAGCTGTGAGAGGGAAACCGATCACCCAAGAAGAAGCCCATCCTGTAGTCAGTCGCCTAGCGCAGCTGATATACAAGGCCCAAGACTCGCATTATGACATCAGCACGATGATAATAACATTGAAGAACCATGCTGTTGCCCTTGAAGAGCGTGCAAATGCAGCGATAGTGCAGAGTGCAGAGTTTGGTCAATTGGCTGCTGAAGCCATGCCTAGAAGTCTCCACTGTTTCAACATAAAACTGACAGAAGAGTGGTTTAGAGATCCAGCACTTAGAAAACTCGCAGATGAGCATAGGAACACACCTCGGCTTGTGGACAACAACTTATACCATTTCTGTATATTCTCTGATAATGTGCTCTCAACTTCAGTGGTCGTGAATTCCACTGTTTCCAATGCTGAGCACCCACAACAGCTTGTGTTTCATGTGGTCACTGACGAGGTCAACTACCGGGCCATGGTGACCTGGTTCCTCAGGAATGACTTTAAAGGGTGCACAATAGAAGTTCGAAGAATAGAAGAGTTCTCTTGGTTGAATGGCTCATACTCCCCACTGGTCAAACAGTTGTCGGATGCAAGAACCCAGGCTAATTACTTCATGGGTGGTTCAATAGATCAGAATGGGGAAACAAAGTTCGGGAACTCAAAATTTGCTTCATTGTTGAACCACTTGCGCTTCTATATCCCACAAATACACCCACTTTTGGAGAAGGTGGTGTTTCTTGACGATGATGTCGTGGTGCAGAAGGATCTAACCCCTCTATTTTCAGTGGAATTGCATGGGAATGTAATTGGAGCTGTGGAGACTTGCCTTGAGTCGTTCCATCGGTTCTACAAATATCTCAATTTCTCCAATCCCCTGATCAGCTCAACATTCGACCCTCAAGCATGTGGATGGGCATTTGGGATGAACATATTTGATCTGATAGCATGGAAGAAAGCAAACGTGACTGCAAAGTATCACTACTGGCAGGAGCAGAATGCCGACCAGATGCTCTGGAAGACGGGCATACTTCCTCCTGGCCTTCTTGCATTTTATGGGCTGGTGGAGCCACTTGACCGGAGATGGCATGTTCTGGGATTGGGATATGACTTGGACATTGATGATAGGTTGATAGAGAGTGCAGCTGTCGTGCACTATAATGGTAATTTGAAGCCATGGCTAAAGTTGGCCATCAGCAGATATAAGCATTTATGGAATCGGTACGCGAATTCCACACATCTGTATCTTAAAGAGTGTATTTCGCATTGA